A single genomic interval of Juglans regia cultivar Chandler chromosome 1, Walnut 2.0, whole genome shotgun sequence harbors:
- the LOC108979305 gene encoding histone H2A variant 1: MAGKGGKGLLAAKTTAANKDKDKEKDKKRPVSKSSRAGIQFPVGRIHRHLKTRISANGRVGATAAVYLASILEYLTAEVLELAGNASKDLKVKRITPRHLQLAIRGDEELDTLIKGTIAGGGVIPHIHKSLINKTSKD; this comes from the exons ATGGCGGGTAAAGGAGGAAAGGGGCTCTTGGCTGCAAAGACCACCGCAGCTAACAAGGACAAGGATAaggaaaaagacaagaaaagacCCGTTTCCAAGTCGTCTCGTGCCGGGATCCAG TTTCCGGTGGGCCGGATTCATCGGCACCTGAAAACCCGGATCTCTGCGAATGGGCGAGTTGGGGCCACAGCTGCTGTGTACTTGGCTTCCATTTTGGAGTACCTGACTGCGGAAGTGCTCGAGCTGGCTGGGAACGCAAGCAAGGATTTGAAGGTGAAGAGAATCACACCCAGGCATCTGCAGCTGGCTATTAGGGGAGACGAGGAGCTTGACACTCTGATCAAAGGAACCATTGCTGGTGGTGGAGTCATCCCCCACATCCACAAATCCCTCATCAACAAAACCTCTAAAGATTAG